Proteins from one Triticum aestivum cultivar Chinese Spring chromosome 7A, IWGSC CS RefSeq v2.1, whole genome shotgun sequence genomic window:
- the LOC123150382 gene encoding homeobox protein cut-like 1 isoform X1 — protein MTSNPRSSASLFFSPTPTGDGGEVKIPHQPERLPADGGLSQAPPAVSRLNGAAPPRRRVPAAAAPFGPARLPSGLRQGEEGTRRPRRRCTSCGRPRWWRTCRGGGCGRPRRAGVANGGTSNSSRRATPSSAGASWAVPTTAAARSTPSTPPSTSII, from the exons ATGACGAGCAATCCAAGGAGCTCCGCCTCCCTCTTCTTCTCCCCCACCCCCACTGGCGACGGAGGCGAGGTGAAAATTCCCCACCAACCGGAGCGCTTGCCTGCCGATGGAGGTCTCAGCCAGGCTCCGCCTGCCGTCTCCCGCCTCaacggcgccgccccgccgcggcgGAGGGTCCCTGCGGCGGCTGCTCCCTTTGGCCCAGCCCGCCTCCCGAGCGGTCTCCGCCAAG GTGAAGAAGGTACGCGGCGACCGAGGAGGCGGTGTACGAGCTGCGGCAGGCCGCGCTGGTGGAGGACCTGTAGGGGCGGCGGGTGCGGGAGGCCGAGGCGGGCAGGCGTCGCCAATGGCGGGACGAGCAACTCGAGCAGGAGGGCGACGCCAAGCTCGGCTGGGGCCTCCTGGGCGGTGCCTACAACCGCTGCGGCGAGGTCTACGCCGAGTACGCCGCCTTCTACCTCG ATAATTTGA
- the LOC123150382 gene encoding uncharacterized protein isoform X2, protein MEVSARLRLPSPASTAPPRRGGGSLRRLLPLAQPASRAVSAKVLPSSPILWVARDVACRSEASLPVAASRVEWKVKKVRGDRGGGVRAAAGRAGGGPVGAAGAGGRGGQASPMAGRATRAGGRRQARLGPPGRCLQPLRRGLRRVRRLLPR, encoded by the exons ATGGAGGTCTCAGCCAGGCTCCGCCTGCCGTCTCCCGCCTCaacggcgccgccccgccgcggcgGAGGGTCCCTGCGGCGGCTGCTCCCTTTGGCCCAGCCCGCCTCCCGAGCGGTCTCCGCCAAGGTGCTTCCCTCCTCCCCTATCTTGTGGGTTGCGAGGGATGTTGCGTGTAGGTCGGAAGCTTCACTCCCGGTTGCTGCTTCTCGAG TGGAATGGAAGGTGAAGAAGGTACGCGGCGACCGAGGAGGCGGTGTACGAGCTGCGGCAGGCCGCGCTGGTGGAGGACCTGTAGGGGCGGCGGGTGCGGGAGGCCGAGGCGGGCAGGCGTCGCCAATGGCGGGACGAGCAACTCGAGCAGGAGGGCGACGCCAAGCTCGGCTGGGGCCTCCTGGGCGGTGCCTACAACCGCTGCGGCGAGGTCTACGCCGAGTACGCCGCCTTCTACCTCG ATAA
- the LOC123150382 gene encoding uncharacterized protein isoform X3, whose product MEVSARLRLPSPASTAPPRRGGGSLRRLLPLAQPASRAVSAKVLPSSPILWVARDVACRSEASLPVAASRGEEGTRRPRRRCTSCGRPRWWRTCRGGGCGRPRRAGVANGGTSNSSRRATPSSAGASWAVPTTAAARSTPSTPPSTSII is encoded by the exons ATGGAGGTCTCAGCCAGGCTCCGCCTGCCGTCTCCCGCCTCaacggcgccgccccgccgcggcgGAGGGTCCCTGCGGCGGCTGCTCCCTTTGGCCCAGCCCGCCTCCCGAGCGGTCTCCGCCAAGGTGCTTCCCTCCTCCCCTATCTTGTGGGTTGCGAGGGATGTTGCGTGTAGGTCGGAAGCTTCACTCCCGGTTGCTGCTTCTCGAG GTGAAGAAGGTACGCGGCGACCGAGGAGGCGGTGTACGAGCTGCGGCAGGCCGCGCTGGTGGAGGACCTGTAGGGGCGGCGGGTGCGGGAGGCCGAGGCGGGCAGGCGTCGCCAATGGCGGGACGAGCAACTCGAGCAGGAGGGCGACGCCAAGCTCGGCTGGGGCCTCCTGGGCGGTGCCTACAACCGCTGCGGCGAGGTCTACGCCGAGTACGCCGCCTTCTACCTCG ATAATTTGA